A window of the Acidobacteriota bacterium genome harbors these coding sequences:
- a CDS encoding enoyl-CoA hydratase, which translates to MTDFETILYENPAEHIARIVLNRPETRNSQDTRMLYELNDAFDIAAQDDNIKVIIIAANGPHFSSGHDLRERDSYQKMSEFGTVGTWCGFTCAGAEAQMAREKEIYLGFCERWRNIPKPTIAAVQGKVVAGGLMLIWPCDIIIASDDAQFCDPVVSFGIGGVEFFAHPWELGARKAKELLFTSDWFSAAEAKQLGMVNQIVPRDKLQDAAIEMARKITTKSLFALKLTKEAVNVAEDAQGRVQAMQTSFALHQLAHTHWLKLYDMLVDPTGLPPEVAKMLSAKIENS; encoded by the coding sequence ATGACCGATTTCGAGACCATCCTGTATGAGAACCCAGCCGAGCACATCGCTCGTATCGTGTTGAACCGACCCGAAACCCGAAACTCTCAAGACACCAGAATGCTCTACGAGCTGAACGACGCCTTCGATATTGCCGCGCAGGACGACAACATCAAAGTCATTATCATCGCGGCGAACGGGCCGCATTTTTCTTCGGGCCATGATCTCCGTGAACGGGACTCTTATCAGAAGATGTCTGAATTCGGCACAGTTGGCACCTGGTGCGGCTTCACCTGTGCCGGCGCTGAAGCCCAGATGGCGCGCGAGAAGGAGATCTACCTCGGCTTCTGCGAACGTTGGCGCAACATTCCCAAGCCAACTATCGCGGCGGTCCAGGGCAAGGTAGTTGCCGGCGGTCTCATGTTGATCTGGCCGTGTGACATCATCATCGCCAGTGACGACGCGCAGTTTTGCGATCCGGTTGTCAGCTTCGGCATCGGCGGCGTCGAGTTCTTCGCTCACCCCTGGGAACTGGGCGCGCGGAAAGCTAAAGAGCTGCTGTTCACTTCGGATTGGTTTTCGGCAGCGGAGGCGAAACAACTCGGTATGGTCAACCAGATCGTTCCGCGCGACAAGCTCCAAGACGCCGCAATTGAGATGGCCAGGAAGATCACAACGAAATCGCTCTTTGCTCTCAAGCTGACAAAAGAGGCAGTGAATGTAGCTGAAGACGCGCAGGGTCGCGTGCAAGCAATGCAGACTTCGTTCGCGTTGCATCAGCTTGCGCACACGCACTGGTTGAAGCTCTACGATATGTTGGTTGATCCGACTGGCCTGCCGCCCGAAGTCGCGAAGATGTTGTCTGCCAAGATCGAGAATTCATAG